The Bartonella birtlesii IBS 325 genome has a window encoding:
- a CDS encoding WD40 repeat domain-containing protein: MPSITHYDLQSYCLSCGFIENKPTFVSVEGLIVFLESPPKTIKVHQGIISSHFAHDNTAIITGGEDGKVCQTTADGRTELLSKQESKWINNVAFGPQKIFAFSSSRRTWANVGNGLQELLHERSIEGLAFAPKGLRLAVAHYNGVTLHWLSTQIPPTTLAWKGAHCGVTFSPDNRYVISTMQENALHGWRLSDNQHLRMSGYPSKVKSWSWSAKGKWLATSGASAAIVWPFHAKDGPMGKTPLELGTRANAFVTTVSCHPSKEIVAVGFNDGMILCAHFHDGKKVLLKDCGKSAISTLNWDKMGHNLIFGSEGGECGIINITA; encoded by the coding sequence ATGCCAAGCATTACCCATTATGATCTCCAAAGTTATTGTCTTTCCTGTGGCTTTATTGAGAATAAACCAACCTTCGTTTCCGTAGAAGGTTTAATTGTTTTTTTAGAATCTCCCCCCAAAACCATTAAAGTTCACCAAGGAATAATTTCAAGCCATTTTGCACATGATAACACAGCTATCATCACAGGTGGAGAAGATGGAAAGGTCTGTCAAACAACAGCAGATGGTCGTACAGAATTGCTAAGCAAACAAGAAAGCAAATGGATAAACAACGTTGCTTTTGGACCACAGAAAATTTTTGCCTTTTCCTCCTCACGTCGAACATGGGCAAATGTTGGTAACGGACTACAAGAACTCCTCCATGAACGCAGTATAGAAGGGCTTGCTTTCGCTCCAAAAGGTTTACGGCTTGCTGTTGCCCATTACAATGGTGTGACTCTTCATTGGTTATCAACGCAAATACCCCCAACCACATTAGCATGGAAAGGAGCCCATTGTGGTGTTACTTTCTCACCAGACAACCGCTACGTCATTTCCACTATGCAAGAAAACGCTCTCCATGGCTGGCGTCTTTCTGATAATCAACATTTACGCATGAGTGGCTATCCGAGCAAAGTTAAAAGCTGGTCATGGAGTGCAAAAGGAAAATGGCTAGCAACATCAGGCGCATCCGCAGCAATTGTTTGGCCTTTTCATGCGAAAGATGGTCCCATGGGAAAAACACCATTAGAACTCGGCACACGGGCAAATGCATTTGTCACCACTGTTTCATGCCATCCAAGCAAAGAGATTGTCGCAGTAGGTTTCAATGATGGAATGATTTTATGTGCACATTTTCATGATGGCAAAAAAGTTCTTCTCAAAGATTGTGGGAAAAGTGCTATCTCCACCCTAAACTGGGATAAAATGGGACATAACCTAATCTTTGGAAGTGAAGGGGGTGAATGTGGGATTATCAACATCACTGCCTAA
- a CDS encoding autotransporter domain-containing protein, whose amino-acid sequence MSALEYGYGADLDYTALEAGIFLKEIESLYSHTLFGVMGTYGSLSLYPQDVEYSKKSPFDKWSVAAYGNMQHDTDFYVNGVFSYGLFKGDVFTLIRDKTATLKGRQLNTSLTSGKTFIAGHKSIIFNPQIQLLYQRLQFNRVHDVDNIDVDLGKFDQWTARFGGCLSKFFSSSEEGRVISFYSKLYISYNFREREIVSFKKDFQLGAFGTPLEVGLGFNALLSPRLAFHGNITYQRRLTKAGFSEVSFSSGLRHRF is encoded by the coding sequence TTGTCTGCTCTTGAATATGGGTATGGGGCTGATCTCGATTATACGGCACTAGAAGCAGGTATTTTTTTAAAAGAAATTGAAAGTTTATACAGTCACACATTATTTGGGGTTATGGGCACTTATGGAAGCCTCTCCCTGTATCCTCAAGATGTTGAATATAGCAAAAAGAGTCCATTTGATAAATGGTCTGTTGCTGCTTATGGAAATATGCAGCATGATACAGATTTTTACGTAAATGGCGTATTTTCTTATGGTTTGTTTAAGGGAGATGTGTTTACCCTTATTCGGGATAAGACAGCAACGTTAAAGGGAAGACAGCTTAATACTTCTTTGACTAGTGGTAAAACATTTATCGCAGGGCATAAGAGTATCATTTTTAATCCACAGATTCAGCTTCTCTATCAGCGTCTTCAATTTAATCGTGTGCATGATGTTGATAATATTGATGTTGATTTGGGAAAATTTGATCAATGGACAGCGCGTTTTGGTGGGTGTTTAAGTAAGTTTTTTTCTTCTTCTGAGGAAGGGCGTGTTATTTCTTTCTATAGTAAGCTCTATATTTCCTATAATTTTAGAGAGAGAGAGATTGTGTCTTTTAAAAAAGATTTTCAATTAGGTGCTTTTGGCACTCCTTTAGAGGTAGGGCTTGGTTTTAATGCTCTATTATCTCCAAGGCTTGCATTTCATGGAAATATAACCTATCAGCGTCGGCTTACTAAAGCTGGGTTTTCTGAAGTAAGTTTTTCTAGTGGTTTACGTCATCGTTTTTAG
- a CDS encoding autotransporter, translating into MVNILRKYRFLFSFTAAPVSFLLVMSVYAAPNSFKKNCDDSESVYICGDGKKHTIRNKTYHLKNSWRVSSDSAPIAALYIEGQGTVVNASEITVTGDNSGQGNVYGAYLKGGAHLDLKNANFKDVLALHAQNSVVRMTDGSITGTSLVMDAFGIETDVALVRINIETKPSQLNSTQEIGLVSSFGSKIRMSGSTVTFNEIGAFSAQFGGQYTFDNTVIKGIGKRETVIEDEKNIDKLLGAFEVFQGSNVQLRNSPVELIGMHGFLIKNFTGYADDNGKLINKFNSSYEFKKTNIKIENTDISIKGKGARGLYFYGLDPNAWVDLLEDYITPSTFSEAQQVVMGEAFVYLSETNFTVPDGIAIYSAGDDVYGAQAIVNLENTKISGDLLLKAENDSYLLVEANSSTLTGDSRVEDTSDIYLNLKRGSKWLLTKSKYKGSQEADATVSSLSGISLEDSTIAFDHYQSSGYQTLHIGKESDINQVMLDDEEYVYGADGNTQIKLGTFLNKNGLFDPEKTDRILIYGNVWGTTLLVMENFSKTSGEEVGNKESQSISLVQVAGTAEENSFKLINNYITINGFPYQYHLRAYGPTSSWGQSQLENRLVAGSGDFWDFRLEGVYIDPKSNSSESKSTSVSSLDSPFLPSLPESGIVPSEPPVEPISPPSSLAEQSPSVDSVPVASTPSLLEVSESFETSAPTNSISTVSTAVETGTSGAEASTPIVSPSMDSAPVVPVPADPRDSSSVQPVPAPLVPTETSAEVPPFEPIDSVIPPSKDSVSASSSIEPLPVPSSTPSLSEVLEPSDLIASLSPISIEPKSSSVIPSASVDSPPTDSTLSESIPPDPKNPSSAQSVPFVPTKMPTEVLPSEPSVLVNTLSKDSLPAPSLPVPSSDSPDPTASLSLTSIEKKPSSVVPSALVDSLPTDSTLSASIPPDPKNPSSAQSVPFVPTKTPTEVLPSEPSVLVNTLSKDSLPASSLPVPSSEPSDPTASFSLTSIEPKSSEPFKPVDSLPEVSVQPDIQPKSQVRAIVPQLPTYLLLPNALFQAGLMDLTIQNKKLKIMRRVAGSLLKNDEISPFLFVVMAEIIIMLQICLLLNMGMGLISIIRH; encoded by the coding sequence ATGGTTAATATACTGAGAAAATATAGGTTTTTATTCTCTTTTACAGCTGCACCTGTTTCTTTTTTGCTCGTCATGAGTGTTTATGCAGCTCCCAATAGTTTTAAGAAAAACTGTGATGACAGCGAGAGTGTGTATATATGCGGTGATGGTAAAAAACACACAATAAGAAATAAAACTTATCATTTAAAAAATTCTTGGAGAGTTTCTTCTGATTCCGCTCCTATTGCAGCTTTGTATATAGAAGGACAAGGTACAGTTGTTAATGCATCTGAGATAACTGTTACGGGCGATAATTCAGGTCAAGGAAATGTGTATGGTGCATATCTAAAAGGTGGTGCACATCTTGATTTAAAAAATGCAAATTTTAAGGATGTTCTTGCACTTCATGCTCAAAATTCAGTTGTTCGCATGACAGATGGGTCGATTACGGGGACTTCTCTTGTTATGGATGCATTTGGGATAGAAACCGATGTTGCTTTGGTGCGTATAAATATTGAGACTAAACCAAGTCAATTAAATAGTACACAAGAGATAGGTCTTGTTAGCAGTTTTGGTTCAAAGATTAGGATGTCAGGCAGTACCGTTACTTTTAATGAGATTGGTGCGTTTTCAGCACAATTTGGAGGGCAATATACTTTTGATAATACTGTTATTAAGGGAATAGGGAAACGAGAAACTGTTATAGAAGACGAAAAAAATATTGATAAATTACTAGGCGCTTTTGAGGTATTTCAAGGTAGTAACGTTCAATTAAGGAATAGTCCGGTAGAACTTATTGGCATGCATGGTTTTTTGATTAAAAATTTTACAGGTTATGCAGATGATAATGGCAAATTAATTAATAAATTTAATTCATCGTATGAGTTTAAAAAGACAAATATTAAAATTGAAAATACAGATATTTCTATTAAGGGGAAGGGAGCACGTGGTCTGTATTTTTATGGGTTAGATCCAAATGCATGGGTTGATTTGTTAGAGGATTATATAACACCTTCAACGTTTTCCGAAGCGCAACAAGTTGTTATGGGAGAAGCGTTTGTTTATTTATCAGAGACAAATTTCACGGTTCCAGATGGTATAGCTATTTATAGTGCCGGAGATGATGTTTATGGAGCTCAAGCTATAGTTAACTTAGAAAACACAAAAATCTCCGGTGATTTGTTATTAAAAGCTGAGAATGATTCTTATCTTCTCGTTGAAGCAAATTCCTCTACACTTACAGGAGATTCTCGTGTTGAAGATACTTCTGATATTTATTTGAATTTAAAGCGTGGTTCTAAATGGCTTCTTACCAAAAGTAAATATAAAGGCTCACAGGAGGCAGATGCTACGGTTTCATCGCTTTCAGGTATTTCTCTTGAAGATAGTACAATTGCTTTTGATCATTATCAATCTAGTGGTTATCAAACGCTGCATATTGGAAAAGAAAGTGATATAAACCAAGTAATGTTAGATGACGAGGAGTATGTATATGGTGCAGATGGTAATACTCAGATTAAGCTCGGCACGTTTCTCAATAAGAATGGTTTATTTGATCCTGAGAAAACTGATCGCATTCTGATCTACGGGAATGTCTGGGGAACTACATTGCTCGTGATGGAAAACTTTTCCAAAACTTCAGGAGAAGAAGTAGGCAATAAAGAAAGTCAAAGTATTTCACTTGTTCAAGTTGCTGGGACGGCGGAGGAAAATTCTTTTAAATTAATTAATAATTATATTACAATTAATGGTTTTCCTTATCAATATCATCTTCGCGCTTATGGTCCAACTTCTTCTTGGGGACAATCACAATTAGAGAATCGATTGGTTGCAGGAAGTGGAGATTTTTGGGATTTTCGTCTCGAAGGTGTTTATATTGATCCTAAATCAAATTCTTCTGAATCTAAATCTACTTCTGTTTCGTCTTTAGATTCTCCATTTTTACCATCCCTCCCTGAATCAGGAATTGTTCCTTCTGAGCCACCAGTAGAGCCCATTTCGCCTCCATCGTCTTTAGCTGAACAATCTCCTTCTGTTGATTCAGTGCCTGTAGCATCAACACCGTCTTTACTTGAAGTATCTGAATCATTTGAAACATCTGCTCCTACGAATTCTATTTCTACCGTTTCTACAGCTGTAGAAACAGGGACTTCCGGGGCTGAGGCATCTACTCCTATAGTTTCTCCATCTATGGATTCTGCTCCAGTTGTACCTGTTCCAGCTGATCCAAGGGATTCTTCTTCTGTACAACCTGTGCCTGCACCACTTGTTCCAACTGAAACTTCTGCTGAAGTTCCACCATTTGAACCAATCGATTCGGTCATTCCTCCGTCTAAGGATTCTGTTTCTGCATCTTCTTCTATTGAACCGCTGCCTGTACCATCATCTACACCGTCTTTGTCTGAAGTACTTGAACCGTCAGATCTTATAGCTTCTCTTTCACCTATATCTATTGAACCAAAGTCTTCTTCTGTTATTCCATCTGCTTCGGTGGATTCTCCTCCTACGGATTCCACTCTATCCGAATCTATTCCACCTGATCCAAAGAATCCTTCTTCTGCGCAATCTGTGCCGTTTGTACCAACTAAAATGCCTACAGAGGTACTACCATCTGAGCCATCTGTTCTTGTAAATACTTTGTCTAAGGATTCTCTTCCTGCACCTTCTTTGCCTGTACCATCATCTGATTCACCTGATCCTACGGCTTCTCTTTCTCTTACATCTATTGAAAAAAAGCCTTCTTCTGTTGTACCATCTGCTTTGGTAGATTCTCTTCCTACGGATTCCACTCTATCTGCGTCCATTCCACCTGATCCAAAGAATCCTTCTTCTGCGCAATCTGTGCCGTTTGTACCAACTAAAACACCTACAGAGGTACTACCATCTGAGCCATCTGTTCTTGTAAATACTTTGTCTAAGGATTCTCTTCCTGCATCTTCTTTGCCTGTACCATCATCTGAGCCATCTGACCCCACGGCTTCTTTCTCTCTTACATCTATTGAGCCAAAGTCTTCTGAGCCATTTAAACCCGTAGATTCTTTGCCAGAGGTTTCTGTTCAGCCTGATATTCAGCCTAAGTCTCAAGTTAGAGCTATTGTTCCGCAATTGCCAACATATCTTTTGTTGCCCAATGCCCTGTTCCAAGCTGGCTTGATGGATTTGACCATTCAAAATAAAAAATTAAAAATTATGCGAAGGGTTGCTGGTAGTCTTTTGAAAAATGATGAAATTTCCCCCTTTTTGTTCGTGGTTATGGCGGAAATTATCATTATGCTTCAAATTTGTCTGCTCTTGAATATGGGTATGGGGCTGATCTCGATTATACGGCACTAG